Genomic segment of Methanobrevibacter sp.:
TGGGCTTAATATGGTGGCATATCCTATTTTGCTTACCACTCCTTTTGTTGCAATGGCGCTTATTACGAATGGGAATGTAAATGCCGCAAAACTGGGGAAGAAATCTAAATTTCTATATTCTATGAGCTTAAATAGGGCGAATATGTAGAAAATACATGCAAAGAAGTATAGGATTATTATAAACTCATTGGAAATGTTTTGCGCTGAATTTAGATATCCTACTATTAATATGCTTAAAAGTGCCGTAAAGATACAGATTAATGGTTTATTAGCATCAGGGATATTGGGATATTTCAAATATCTATAGATTACAAGGGGCAGGGTGATTATCATTGCTATGAATCCGACAATGAAAAATAAGAATCCGATTTCTTCCACTCCATGCACATTGGATGTAATCGCACACATTGTAATTCCGACAAACACTATCCAGTATGTGGGATAGACATCGGAAATATTGAAATTGTGTGCAATAAAATGGTAGGAAAAGTAAAACATCAGTAGAATGTGTAAAGCTATTCCACATATCCATAGTGCATATGCCAAAGTCGAGTCAAATTGGATGACATATGTAGATAGAATCATCAAACTCATGGAAAATGTTCCGGAACTGCTTACAATTACCGGATTTTTAAAGTCCTCTTCAATGTTTTTCGGATAAGAAAAGATTTTTATAATTATTAAAATTAGGAGTATTGTCCCAATGCCTCCAAACAGGTACCTTAAATACGGATGGAGGTCTTGTGTTAAATTTCCAAGGGACAACAATGCAAGAATCAATCCGCAAATGGGTATTGGGATATTTTTAATCAAATTCATCATGTGCTCCTAATGGGGTTTTTAGATTCCGAAGTATTCCTGAGCATTCCTATGGGAAATTTTTTCAATTTCCTTTTTTTCAAATCCTAATCGTGTTAATTCACGGATAGTCTTTGCAACAGAAAGGGGATCTGACGGTTTGTTACTGATGTCACTATTTAATAGAAATCTGTCAAAACCATATTCTTCTAAAATAGCTATCGCATCCTCTTTTTCCATTTTTTGGGGCTGAACAGTTAACCCCAACATGCAATCACTATTTATGGCCTCGCTTATAACGTTTGGATTGATATGGTCAATAACTGCTTGTTTTTCATCTAAATGTTGGGGAACAATATCTAAAATTTCTTTTAGGACTTTTTCTTTATTTTTTCTTGGGGTGTGAATAATCACTTTTGAATTGGTCTCGTCTGCAATGTCTAGCTGTTTTTTAAAGATTGATATTTCACTTTCAGTTAGGTCTTCAAGACCAATTTCTCCAATCGCTACAATGGAGTCATTTTCAATCCATTTGTATAGATTTTCATATATTGGTTCAGGGTTATCGATTGTGTTTGCAGGATGTATTCCCAATGCTACTTTCAAATCAAGGCCATATTCGGATGCCCTTTTTGTATCATAATTTAAAATTCTATTCAGATGATTTAAAAGCACGCTTTCATTGTCGATTTTATATGGATAAAAACTACAAGTTATGGCTGTATCAATTCCTGCTAAATACATTTTTTCAAAATCTTCACTGCTTCTTGAGTCGGCATGCATGTGGGTATCAATCATTTAATCACGTCTGTAAAATTTATCTAAGTTCATTTTTGTTAGTTATATTTTAAATAAATATTTAATAATTATAATCTTTTTTAAATCTTTTGGAAGTGTTATTTGGTGTAGTTGTTCACTTTAATAGATTTTATATTTTTTAGTAATAAAAATATCACTATAAGTAATACTACATAGGTGGTTTAAAATGTTTGAAAATCAAGAAAGTCTGAAAAATTTTGAATCTATTTTTGAGGATGTAAAATTTGTATCAAATTCGTTTGTAAGGCTTAAAATATTGGCTGCCTTATTTATCATACCTCAAAATATGAAAGCATTGACAGAAAGTACAAATTTAAGTTATAGCTCAATTTCAAGCAATATGCATGAATTAGAGCTTAAAGGTTTTGTATATCGTGAACAAAATAAATATTTCTTATCCAATTCTGCAAAAGTTAGAATTGAGGACATGATAGAATTTAAAAGAATTATAGATTTATTAAATGATTTTTTTAATATTTTAGATAGTCATGTTGTTGACATGATTCCAAATGAATCTGTAGCTGAACTGTATTTGCTTGGAAAAGCAAATTTGATTGAATCCAGTGGAATCGATGCATACAAAACATATAATTTCATTAATAAATGTTTGGCAATGGCGGATGATGTAAAATGCGTATTGCCCTTTTATTACAAACCTTTTTTTGATAGTTTAGAAAGTTTGGTTTCTCAAAATAAAGAAGTTGAATTGTTTGTTCCTGAAGCTATATTGGAGAGATTTGATGAAAGCTTTAAAGTTAAAAATATTTCCTTTTTTAAAGAGGATAATATCTTTTTGTTAATCGTCACAAATCAGGTCATGATTTTAGGTTTATTTATGGATAATGGTTATTTCGACCAAAACAGATTGTTGGCTTCTAAAAATGATGATTCGATAAAATGGGCAAATAACCTATTTGAAAATTTTAAAAAGTTAAATAAATGAGTTTCAAACTCATTTATAATATTTTTCCAGATATTCGTTAATTTCAGAAATTGCCACTCTCTCCTGTGCTTCTGTATCCCTGTCTCTTATGGTTACTTGATTATCTTCAAGTGTTTCAAAATCAACAGTTATTGCGAGAGGAATGCCGATTTCATCAGCTCTAGCATATCTTTTTCCTATTGTTCCAACAGCATCGTATTCAACAGTAAACCCTGCCATCC
This window contains:
- a CDS encoding TatD family hydrolase codes for the protein MIDTHMHADSRSSEDFEKMYLAGIDTAITCSFYPYKIDNESVLLNHLNRILNYDTKRASEYGLDLKVALGIHPANTIDNPEPIYENLYKWIENDSIVAIGEIGLEDLTESEISIFKKQLDIADETNSKVIIHTPRKNKEKVLKEILDIVPQHLDEKQAVIDHINPNVISEAINSDCMLGLTVQPQKMEKEDAIAILEEYGFDRFLLNSDISNKPSDPLSVAKTIRELTRLGFEKKEIEKISHRNAQEYFGI
- a CDS encoding winged helix-turn-helix domain-containing protein is translated as MFENQESLKNFESIFEDVKFVSNSFVRLKILAALFIIPQNMKALTESTNLSYSSISSNMHELELKGFVYREQNKYFLSNSAKVRIEDMIEFKRIIDLLNDFFNILDSHVVDMIPNESVAELYLLGKANLIESSGIDAYKTYNFINKCLAMADDVKCVLPFYYKPFFDSLESLVSQNKEVELFVPEAILERFDESFKVKNISFFKEDNIFLLIVTNQVMILGLFMDNGYFDQNRLLASKNDDSIKWANNLFENFKKLNK
- a CDS encoding TDT family transporter — translated: MNLIKNIPIPICGLILALLSLGNLTQDLHPYLRYLFGGIGTILLILIIIKIFSYPKNIEEDFKNPVIVSSSGTFSMSLMILSTYVIQFDSTLAYALWICGIALHILLMFYFSYHFIAHNFNISDVYPTYWIVFVGITMCAITSNVHGVEEIGFLFFIVGFIAMIITLPLVIYRYLKYPNIPDANKPLICIFTALLSILIVGYLNSAQNISNEFIIILYFFACIFYIFALFKLIEYRNLDFFPSFAAFTFPFVISAIATKGVVSKIGYATILSPILKIEIAIAIIIVTYILIRYLKFLKKVTSRN